CCAGAAAACGGGGAATTACATTGTTTATTTTCCATCGTATAAATATATGAACGATATTTTTGCCGAGTTTGCTTCGGCCTGTCCCGATATCACCGCTGTGGCCCAGGAAGCTTCAATGGCTGAAGAAGAACGGGAACGTTTCCTGCTAAGTTTCAAAGAGAATCCTGAGAAAACCTATGTAGCTTTCTGCGTGCTCGGCGGAATATTCTCCGAAGGCATTGATCTGAAGGGAAGCAGGCTGATTGGTACGGCGATTGTAAGCGTGGGACTGCCCCAGCTAAGTGTTCAGCAGAATATCATTCGGGATTACTTTAACAGCAAAAACGGTCTCGGCTATGAATATGCGTATATGTATCCCGGAATGAACAAGGTGATGCAGGCTGCCGGCAGGGTGATTCGCAGCGAAAACGATATCGGTGCCGTTTTGCTTATTGACGAGCGGTACAGCAACAAGAAATATATAAAGCTGTTTCCAAAACACTGGATGCGGCGCAGAAACATCAAAGACAGCAAGTCTATTGAGAAAAACCTCGGATTATTCTGGCAGACAGGCAGTAAAGGTAATCCCTAAAAAGCGGGAAAGAATGAGAGAAGTAATATAAGACATAAATATAAGACATAAATATAGGACATAAATATAGGACATAGTAAGATGACTCAGAATAAATCGGAGGCATTTTTTTTATGCAATATTTACAGAATCGTTACAATTACGCAAAGTCTACGCAATAATAAATTGTTATTGTATATATAGCAAAAACATTGGAGGAGATCAGTTTATACTGAAAACATTAATAATGAGAGGAAGAATTGAAAATGAAAAAACTGTTTACGCTTATATTGGTAGGTATTCTGGCTTTAGCTTTCACCGGCTGCGGAAGCAAAGACAGCACTTCCCAATCCAACCAACAGCAGGCACAGACTGAGTCCGCAGAAATTACCATCGCAGGGTCCACCTCGGTTCAGCCGATTTCTGAAGCACTCACAGAAGCATTCATGGCGAAAAACCCGAACATTAAAGTTAACGTCCAGGGAGGCGGTTCCGGAGCAGGAATCAAAGCTGCCCAGGAAGGCACCGCGGATATCGGATCTTCTTCCCGCGAGCTGAAACCTGAAGAGACCGGTCTGACGGAAACCGTCATCTGTAAGGATGGCGTTGCTATCGTAGTCAATTCTAAAAACGTAGTCAAAGATCTGAGCATCGAGCAGATTAAAAAGATTTATAGCGGCAAAATCACCAACTGGAAAGAAGTTGGCGGAGCTAACCAGACGATCAATGTGATTACCAGAGAAGCAGGTTCCGGTACACGTGGTGCATTTGAAGAATTGGTCATGGGCAAAGATAATCCGATCAGTGACAAAGCGATTGTTCAGAACTCCACTGGTGCTGCGAGAACTTCTATAGCCGGTGATGTGAATGCGATTGCCTATATTTCGATGGCAAGCATTGATGACACGGTGAAAGCAGTAACCGTAGAAGGTATTGAGGCCAATGCGGAGAATGTCCTGAATGGATCGTACAAAATTCAGCGTCCGTTCCTCTATCTGACCAAAGCAGCGCCTGCGGGTGCAGTGAAGACCTATATTGACTTTGTCATGTCGGATGAAGGACAAAGCATCATTCAAAAAGAAGGTCTTGTATTGGTGAAATGACCCAAGATTCGTCCAATGCAACAGCTATATCCGTAGAAAGAGTGCAGCATATACTCAATAAAATGAAGATAATTTGGGTCAGACAGGGTGAGTAATTATTTCACCCTGTCTGACCCAGTTAAACGTTTATCCCGAAGATTTCTCCATTAGCACTCATCGGGTTACACGATCGCTCATATCGCTTAAAAAATATTTTGATGAAAATGGGCTAGCCAAATAAGATTAAATATAGGGGATTGATCACCGATGGAAAGAACAAAAGTTGCATTTAGTGATGAAGCGTTTATTCAGACATTTTGCGCCGTTACGAATACATGTTCTTTTCATAGAGATGAAATACCTTTTATGCTGTTATATAATATGAAATAGATATGGCTTATTCTTATTGATGAAACGTTTTAATGCGAAGCATTTATCGAGGAGGACGATATGAGGAAAAGAATCTTGGTTGTGGAAGATGAAGAAGCGATTGCCCGCCTGATCAGTTATAATCTTCAAAAAGAAGGATTTGAAGTTCAGGTTTCAGAAGATGGACTTGAAGCACTGGGGAAAATTCGATCAGAAAAACCAGATTTGCTTATTCTCGATATTATGCTTCCTGGAATGGACGGCTATGAAATTTGCCAAGCAGTCAGGAAAGAAGACGGTTCTCTCCCTGTTATTATGTTGTCGGCGAGAGATGATGAGCTGGATAAAATTCTTGGTCTGGAACTTGGCGGGGATGATTATCTGACAAAACCATTCAGCCCGAGAGAGCTTGTTGCCAGGGTACGCGCTTTATTGCGGCGGGCCCAAACGACTCAGGCAGCACCTGACCATGAGACTTTTTTGATCGACAGGCTGGCCGTTGATTTCTCCGGCCGTGAAATCAGCGTGAATGATCAGATTGTACCGCTTACGCCAAAGGAGTTTGAACTGCTGGAATATTTAATCCGCCATCGAGGAAAAGTGGTAAGCCGAGATCAGCTGTTAGACAGAGTATGGAACTATGATTTCGCGGGTGATACCAGGATTGTTGATGTTCATATCAGCAGGCTTCGAGAAAAAATTGAGCCCGACCCTAAAAATCCGTCTTATATCCAGACGGTTCGCGGGGTCGGATACAGGTTTAAGGAGCGAGGCTGATGTTGAAAAGTCTGAAAATGAAATTCACAGTTGGCTTTATTGCACTAGCACTGCTTTCAATGCTTGTATCAGGCGTTTATCTTATCAAGGTGCTCGATAACTATTTTATTGAAAATCTGCAGGCCAAACTTTTGGTTGAGGCGAAATTGGTCAGAGAAATGGTTATCGATGAATTTGGTTCGCTGAATATGGTCTCGGATATTGAAAAAATTACCGGTGATCTTGCAAACGTTACTAGCACCAGGGTTACGGTGATCGATGCGAATGGCGTTGTTCTGGGTGATTCTGAGCAGCTGCCGACGCTTATGGAGAACCATCTCGGGCGTCCCGAAATCCACCAGGCGATCAGCGAAGGTGTCGGGATAGCGGAGAGAGAAAGTACAACACTTAATACGCAAATGATGTATCTGGCGCTGCCTGTTGAGAAAGACGGGGAAATTAAGGGCTTTGTTCGCCTGGCGCTTCCGATGACCGAAATTACGACGGCCCTATCCAAACTGTGGAGCATGCTGTTCATAGCTCTCTTAATGGCTACAGTAATCGCCGGCATCTTAGGGTTTAAGCTATCGCAGCGTCTGACAAAGCCAATTCAGAAAATGACAGCCGCAGCTCAAAATATTGCTGGGGGTGATTTCAGCCTGCGTACCTACACGACCAGTCAGGATGAGATCGGGAAACTTGGGCAGGCTTTAAATCAAATGGCCCAGCAGCTGAAAGAAATGATTGACGAAGTCTCAACCGGGAAAAGTAAGCTTGAAACGGTCTTAGCGAATATGGTCAGTGGCGTTATTTTTCTCAGAGAAGATGGTAAGATCGATTTGATTAATCCGGCAGCCCTGAAGATTCTGGAGATCGAACCCAAAAATGTCAATCGGCATCAGATTGAGATTATCAACAATTACCAATTAAGTACACTGATTGACACGGCACTGAAAACGCACAAGGCCGCCAAGGATGATTTATTAATATTATCTCCGCACGAAAAAAATATTGAAGTCAATATTACGCCAATTCTCGGAAAGGGAAATACCAACATCGGAGCCGTCATGGTGCTTCATGATATTACGGATCTCCGAAAACTGGAAACAATGCGCAGGGATTTTGTTGCCAATGTATCTCATGAATTAAAAACGCCTGTCACCTCACTCAAAGGATATGCGGAAACACTGCTCGATGGTGCGCTTGATGACCCTGAGACGGCCAGAGAATTTGTCAGAATCATCTTGACAGAATCAGAACGGCTGCGGATGCTCGTTGATGACCTGCTGGAATTATCCAGAATTGAATCTGGGGCAGATCCGGTCGAATGGCAGAAAATTGATGTGAGTGCTTTACTGCATTCGCTGGAGGTAAAGTTAAGACCCCAGCTTGAAGCCAGGCAAATCCAGCTTACTGTCGTTTGTCCAGAGAAGTTGCCATATGCCTGGGGAGATTACAGCATGATCGAGCAGGTGTTAACAAATTTGACGGACAACGCTATAAAATATTCCGCAATAGGGGAAAAGGTCAAAATTGTCGCTTCCCAAAAGTCTGACGGAATACTGTTTGAGGTGATTGATTCCGGGCCTGGAATTCCGGAGCATGATTTACCCCGGGTTTTTGAAAGGTTTTACCGGGTTGATAAAGGCAGGAATCGTAAACAAGGGGGGACGGGGCTCGGATTGGCGATTGTCAAACATATTCTGGAGACCCATGGCACGAGGATACAGGTGGAGAGTACGTTGGGGCGGGGCTCACGATTCTATTTTATGCTGACCAAAA
This sequence is a window from Dehalobacter sp.. Protein-coding genes within it:
- a CDS encoding phosphate ABC transporter substrate-binding protein; this encodes MKKLFTLILVGILALAFTGCGSKDSTSQSNQQQAQTESAEITIAGSTSVQPISEALTEAFMAKNPNIKVNVQGGGSGAGIKAAQEGTADIGSSSRELKPEETGLTETVICKDGVAIVVNSKNVVKDLSIEQIKKIYSGKITNWKEVGGANQTINVITREAGSGTRGAFEELVMGKDNPISDKAIVQNSTGAARTSIAGDVNAIAYISMASIDDTVKAVTVEGIEANAENVLNGSYKIQRPFLYLTKAAPAGAVKTYIDFVMSDEGQSIIQKEGLVLVK
- a CDS encoding response regulator transcription factor; this encodes MRKRILVVEDEEAIARLISYNLQKEGFEVQVSEDGLEALGKIRSEKPDLLILDIMLPGMDGYEICQAVRKEDGSLPVIMLSARDDELDKILGLELGGDDYLTKPFSPRELVARVRALLRRAQTTQAAPDHETFLIDRLAVDFSGREISVNDQIVPLTPKEFELLEYLIRHRGKVVSRDQLLDRVWNYDFAGDTRIVDVHISRLREKIEPDPKNPSYIQTVRGVGYRFKERG
- a CDS encoding cell wall metabolism sensor histidine kinase WalK — translated: MLKSLKMKFTVGFIALALLSMLVSGVYLIKVLDNYFIENLQAKLLVEAKLVREMVIDEFGSLNMVSDIEKITGDLANVTSTRVTVIDANGVVLGDSEQLPTLMENHLGRPEIHQAISEGVGIAERESTTLNTQMMYLALPVEKDGEIKGFVRLALPMTEITTALSKLWSMLFIALLMATVIAGILGFKLSQRLTKPIQKMTAAAQNIAGGDFSLRTYTTSQDEIGKLGQALNQMAQQLKEMIDEVSTGKSKLETVLANMVSGVIFLREDGKIDLINPAALKILEIEPKNVNRHQIEIINNYQLSTLIDTALKTHKAAKDDLLILSPHEKNIEVNITPILGKGNTNIGAVMVLHDITDLRKLETMRRDFVANVSHELKTPVTSLKGYAETLLDGALDDPETAREFVRIILTESERLRMLVDDLLELSRIESGADPVEWQKIDVSALLHSLEVKLRPQLEARQIQLTVVCPEKLPYAWGDYSMIEQVLTNLTDNAIKYSAIGEKVKIVASQKSDGILFEVIDSGPGIPEHDLPRVFERFYRVDKGRNRKQGGTGLGLAIVKHILETHGTRIQVESTLGRGSRFYFMLTKKS